In one window of Coleofasciculaceae cyanobacterium DNA:
- a CDS encoding calcium/sodium antiporter, whose amino-acid sequence MNPITFLTLIAGLVLLVIGAEFLVKGSSRLAAILRISPLIIGLTVVAYGTSAPEMSVSVMSSLSEQGADIAIGNVVGSNICNVLLILGLSALIAPLAVTKQMIRSEVPMMIGVSLLLLMFSFDGQLSRVDSIILFIGGVLYTLSLIYQSSKQNAEQEEFAEYSFFNPVTPIVWIKNTAYIIGGLVLLVLGSRWLVNSAITIAEYFQVSKLIVGLTIVALGTSLPELFTSVIASLRGETDIAVGNVLGSNIFNILAVLGVSGIVAPNGINVSPTVISFDTPVAIAVAFACLPIFYSRKRIDRWEGLLFLFYYLAYTTYLILNATDHQFLASYVNIMLAVVIPITVIALITVAILEKRAERKAG is encoded by the coding sequence TCTCCCCTTTGATTATTGGATTAACTGTAGTAGCTTATGGCACTAGTGCGCCAGAAATGTCCGTCAGCGTTATGTCCAGCTTGTCTGAACAGGGTGCTGATATTGCGATCGGTAACGTAGTGGGAAGTAATATTTGTAATGTTTTACTGATACTGGGTTTATCTGCCTTAATCGCTCCTCTAGCTGTTACCAAGCAAATGATTCGCTCTGAAGTACCAATGATGATTGGGGTTTCACTGCTGTTGTTAATGTTTTCCTTTGATGGTCAACTCAGCAGAGTAGACAGTATTATCCTATTTATTGGTGGGGTACTATATACTCTCTCTTTGATTTATCAAAGCAGTAAACAAAATGCAGAACAAGAGGAGTTTGCAGAGTACAGTTTCTTTAATCCAGTTACGCCGATAGTGTGGATTAAGAATACGGCATATATTATTGGGGGTTTAGTTTTACTAGTCTTGGGTTCTCGCTGGCTAGTAAATTCGGCGATAACAATTGCCGAATATTTCCAGGTTAGTAAATTAATAGTTGGTTTAACTATCGTCGCTTTAGGTACATCTCTACCAGAATTGTTTACTTCGGTAATCGCTAGTCTTCGAGGAGAGACAGACATTGCAGTAGGAAATGTCTTGGGCAGTAATATTTTTAATATCTTGGCAGTGTTAGGTGTATCGGGAATAGTTGCACCCAACGGCATTAATGTCAGTCCAACCGTGATTAGTTTTGATACGCCAGTAGCAATCGCCGTGGCATTTGCTTGTTTACCTATTTTCTACTCGAGAAAAAGAATCGACCGCTGGGAAGGCTTACTATTTTTGTTTTATTATTTGGCATACACCACCTATCTAATCTTGAACGCTACCGATCATCAGTTTCTGGCTTCATATGTCAATATCATGCTTGCGGTTGTTATCCCCATAACGGTAATTGCTTTAATCACCGTAGCGATTCTAGAAAAACGGGCAGAAAGAAAAGCAGGATGA